From a single Eisenibacter elegans DSM 3317 genomic region:
- a CDS encoding voltage-gated chloride channel family protein has translation MKIFSSNTWLHRIEQIPVLMYMFKWLLLAILVGGLAGSASAFFLVSLEWATNYREANQWVIALLPLGGLMIGLLYYYYGQDVVKGNNQLMDEFYRPQRVIPFKMAPLVLFGTVATHFFGGSAGREGTAVQMGGAIADQFSLLFKLRPRDRRVLLVMGVSAGFASVFGTPLAGTVFALEVMVLGRMRYEAILPSILTAVIADYTCHAWQVAHTHYSIAEVPPMSPQNLLYCILAGICFGLGGRLFSQATHFWGRFFKAQVAYAPLRPVYGGIVIALVVWAAGTTRYIGLGVPVIVDSFVAQQNSYDFLLKILFTSFTLGAGFKGGEVTPLFYVGATLGNALVWVLPLPMGLLAGMGFVAVFAAATNTPIACTLMGIELFGAEAAVYIGLACVVAYMFSGHTGIYASQIVGSPKHLRYGRYKSKNLHEVEEAKQRAAR, from the coding sequence ATGAAAATCTTCTCTTCTAACACTTGGTTACACCGTATCGAACAGATTCCAGTATTGATGTATATGTTCAAATGGTTGCTATTAGCCATTTTGGTAGGTGGGCTGGCTGGGTCGGCTTCGGCTTTTTTCTTGGTATCGCTAGAGTGGGCAACCAACTATCGTGAAGCCAACCAGTGGGTGATTGCCTTGCTGCCCTTGGGTGGATTGATGATTGGGCTTCTGTATTACTATTATGGTCAGGATGTAGTTAAAGGCAACAACCAACTGATGGATGAGTTCTACCGTCCTCAGCGGGTAATTCCCTTCAAGATGGCTCCCTTAGTGCTTTTTGGCACCGTAGCCACCCATTTTTTTGGTGGCTCTGCCGGCAGGGAGGGCACGGCAGTGCAGATGGGCGGAGCGATAGCCGACCAGTTCTCCCTGCTTTTCAAGTTGCGACCTCGCGACCGACGCGTCTTGCTCGTAATGGGGGTAAGCGCAGGGTTTGCCTCGGTATTTGGCACTCCACTAGCCGGAACTGTTTTTGCGCTAGAAGTGATGGTGTTGGGGCGAATGCGGTATGAGGCTATTTTGCCGAGCATTCTGACGGCAGTCATTGCTGATTATACCTGCCACGCTTGGCAAGTAGCCCACACCCATTACAGCATCGCTGAAGTCCCTCCGATGAGCCCACAAAACTTACTTTACTGTATTTTGGCAGGAATATGCTTTGGCCTTGGCGGGCGGCTTTTTTCCCAAGCTACCCATTTTTGGGGGCGCTTCTTTAAGGCTCAGGTAGCCTATGCGCCGCTGCGGCCAGTATATGGGGGCATCGTGATAGCCTTGGTTGTTTGGGCCGCAGGTACAACCAGATACATCGGGCTGGGGGTGCCGGTGATTGTAGACTCCTTTGTGGCACAACAAAACAGCTACGACTTCCTGCTCAAAATCTTGTTTACCTCTTTTACCCTTGGGGCGGGTTTCAAGGGCGGGGAAGTAACCCCACTTTTTTATGTGGGTGCTACCTTGGGCAATGCCTTGGTATGGGTACTGCCGCTGCCAATGGGCTTGTTGGCCGGAATGGGTTTTGTGGCGGTGTTTGCCGCAGCCACCAATACGCCCATTGCCTGCACCCTGATGGGCATAGAGCTTTTTGGCGCAGAGGCCGCTGTGTATATTGGTTTGGCTTGTGTGGTGGCGTATATGTTTTCGGGGCATACGGGCATCTATGCCTCACAAATTGTGGGTAGCCCCAAACATCTGCGCTATGGACGCTACAAATCCAAAAACCTGCACGAAGTCGAAGAGGCCAAACAGCGGGCTGCCAGATAA
- a CDS encoding peroxiredoxin: MALRLGDIAPDFTAQSTEGEIRFHEWLGDSWGILFSHPADFTPVCTTELGTTAKLKPEFEKRNVKVVALSVDPLPSHHEWVKDINETQGTTVNFPIIADADRKVSELYDMIHPNASENFTVRSVFVIGPDKKIKLTITYPASTGRNFNELLRVIDSLQLTANYSVATPANWQHGEEVVIAPAIKDEDIPAKFPKGHKAVKPYLRLTPQPNL, from the coding sequence ATGGCACTTCGATTAGGTGATATAGCCCCTGATTTTACCGCCCAAAGTACCGAGGGCGAAATCCGTTTTCACGAGTGGCTTGGCGACAGCTGGGGCATTCTCTTCTCACACCCTGCGGACTTTACCCCCGTATGTACTACCGAACTAGGCACCACAGCCAAGCTTAAGCCTGAGTTTGAGAAACGTAACGTGAAGGTGGTCGCCTTAAGCGTAGATCCACTACCCTCGCACCACGAGTGGGTCAAAGATATCAACGAAACGCAAGGCACTACGGTAAACTTTCCCATCATCGCCGATGCAGACCGCAAAGTCTCGGAGCTGTATGATATGATTCACCCCAATGCCTCCGAAAACTTTACCGTCCGCTCGGTATTTGTGATTGGCCCTGACAAAAAAATAAAGCTGACTATTACCTACCCAGCCTCTACTGGGCGCAATTTCAATGAGTTGCTTCGGGTCATTGACAGCCTCCAACTGACAGCCAACTACAGCGTAGCCACTCCGGCCAACTGGCAGCACGGCGAAGAGGTCGTCATTGCACCGGCCATCAAGGATGAAGACATCCCTGCCAAGTTCCCTAAAGGACACAAAGCTGTAAAGCCTTACCTACGGCTAACTCCACAGCCTAACTTATAA
- a CDS encoding Maf family nucleotide pyrophosphatase — translation MQTPLVLASRSPRRQQLLQTLGIPFSIQVQDTPEDYPEGMLAAEVPPYLAQKKAQAMLPILTQGQWLITADTDVILDGTVLGKPNDLGEAAALLRQMSGRTHDVVTGVCVANLEGAFHTFSDTTKVRFRALSEEMIAYYLQHFRPLDKAGAYGVQEWIGMVAIEGIEGCFYNVMGLPVQRLFMLLQTLLPPEVLYAGRF, via the coding sequence ATGCAAACTCCTTTAGTATTGGCTTCACGCTCTCCACGGAGGCAACAATTGCTTCAGACCCTAGGCATTCCTTTCAGTATCCAAGTACAAGATACCCCCGAAGACTACCCAGAGGGTATGTTGGCAGCTGAAGTACCACCCTATTTGGCACAAAAAAAAGCCCAAGCAATGTTGCCCATCCTGACACAGGGTCAATGGCTGATTACTGCTGACACAGATGTGATTTTGGATGGCACAGTATTGGGCAAGCCAAACGACTTGGGAGAGGCGGCGGCGCTATTAAGGCAAATGTCAGGCCGGACACACGATGTCGTTACGGGGGTTTGCGTGGCCAATCTCGAAGGCGCATTCCATACATTCAGCGATACCACTAAGGTGCGGTTTCGAGCGCTGAGCGAGGAGATGATTGCCTATTATCTCCAACATTTTCGACCATTAGACAAAGCAGGGGCTTATGGTGTACAAGAATGGATTGGGATGGTAGCGATTGAGGGGATAGAAGGCTGTTTTTACAATGTTATGGGTCTGCCTGTACAACGTTTGTTTATGCTTTTACAGACCTTGTTGCCACCCGAAGTACTTTATGCAGGGCGTTTTTAG
- a CDS encoding tetratricopeptide repeat-containing sensor histidine kinase: MRKYVHCLYHLGLCWALSFPLSIQAKANPRDSLRRVYQHYSSQSRRLETSPEYLALLQALAQAYYLHHSDSTHWFAQKALTLSKAQNDLPRTGKLYNLLGNNYYTIGDYEQALRYYLLALQVWQKLNNPDGLARTLNSLGLIYESQGDYRRAIQHHQHSIRISQTIDEPASRRYLLSLNHLNLGLAYKGTQQNDSAAYFFTLTATDTLPDITRNALLAQAHLANLLLEQEAYQAALQSYQRLLIHEPLLNRFDACFVFEGMAKAYLQRQQPVQALKYANKALQIAQELRAHWEMQRAALTAAEASAALGDFTNAYMFLQLHRQYNDSVYNLNKEKRIRQLKTDYQASENERLAQEKELQLEVNKRQRYGLIALSILLVSLSVVAIFLVYLVWARQAKNQILQAIDETKNRLFSIIGHDLRAPLASIKAVLGLLQMKALSAEEQQIVLKDLTLRLDLANHTLDNLLAWGKGQLQRVQFVAEPRWVNLHQEAQYSINLWADAAAHKQLTLHNELPATLELWVDVEHLRLILRNLLNNAIKFTPNGGHIRIEEATAQGWQGLTVTDTGIGMDAEIQAQIFDSQDFVSTRGTANEKGTGLGLQLCLACAKANGGTIKVNSQLGKGTSFTLLLPQG, translated from the coding sequence TTGCGCAAATACGTTCACTGTTTATACCATCTAGGGCTTTGTTGGGCGCTGAGTTTTCCCCTATCGATACAAGCCAAGGCCAATCCTAGAGACAGTCTGCGGCGTGTCTACCAACACTACAGCAGCCAATCTAGGAGGCTTGAGACAAGCCCCGAATACTTGGCACTACTACAGGCCTTGGCACAGGCCTATTATCTTCACCATTCAGACTCTACCCATTGGTTTGCCCAAAAAGCCCTAACTCTCAGTAAAGCCCAGAATGACCTCCCCCGAACAGGCAAGTTATACAACCTATTGGGCAACAACTACTATACCATTGGAGATTATGAACAAGCCTTGAGGTATTACCTACTTGCACTCCAAGTTTGGCAAAAACTAAACAACCCCGACGGATTGGCACGCACCCTCAACAGTCTAGGGTTGATTTATGAATCGCAGGGCGATTACAGGCGTGCTATTCAGCATCATCAGCACTCGATTCGTATTAGTCAAACCATTGACGAGCCTGCATCACGGCGTTACTTATTGAGTCTCAATCATCTCAACCTAGGCCTAGCTTACAAAGGAACGCAACAAAACGATTCGGCTGCCTATTTTTTCACCCTCACCGCCACCGATACCCTACCTGATATCACCAGAAACGCCCTGTTAGCACAGGCACACCTTGCCAACCTCTTGCTGGAGCAAGAAGCTTATCAGGCCGCGCTGCAATCCTATCAGCGGCTATTGATACACGAACCCCTACTCAATCGTTTTGATGCCTGTTTTGTTTTTGAGGGAATGGCCAAGGCCTATTTGCAACGCCAACAACCGGTTCAGGCACTGAAATATGCCAACAAAGCACTACAAATAGCCCAAGAGCTGCGCGCACATTGGGAAATGCAACGTGCTGCTTTGACAGCAGCAGAGGCCTCTGCTGCATTGGGCGATTTTACCAACGCTTATATGTTTTTGCAACTACATCGCCAATACAACGATAGTGTCTATAACCTCAACAAAGAAAAACGCATTCGGCAACTCAAAACAGACTACCAAGCATCCGAAAACGAGCGCCTTGCCCAAGAAAAGGAACTGCAGCTAGAAGTCAACAAACGGCAACGTTATGGCCTGATTGCCTTGAGCATTCTATTAGTCTCATTGAGCGTGGTGGCCATATTTTTGGTGTATCTTGTATGGGCAAGACAGGCAAAAAACCAAATACTTCAGGCAATCGATGAAACCAAAAACCGCCTTTTCTCTATCATTGGTCATGACCTTCGTGCGCCACTTGCCAGCATCAAGGCCGTGCTAGGGTTGCTACAGATGAAAGCCCTCAGCGCCGAAGAGCAGCAAATAGTGTTGAAAGATTTGACCCTTCGCCTAGACCTAGCCAACCACACCCTTGATAATCTCTTGGCTTGGGGCAAAGGGCAGCTACAACGTGTACAGTTTGTGGCCGAACCACGCTGGGTCAATTTACACCAAGAGGCGCAATACAGCATCAATCTTTGGGCAGATGCCGCCGCCCACAAGCAGCTGACACTACACAATGAGCTGCCTGCTACGCTGGAGCTATGGGTAGATGTAGAGCACCTGCGCCTAATTCTGCGCAATCTGCTCAACAATGCCATCAAGTTTACACCCAATGGCGGACATATCCGCATAGAAGAAGCTACGGCTCAGGGCTGGCAAGGGCTCACAGTTACCGACACAGGCATCGGGATGGATGCCGAAATACAAGCACAAATATTTGATAGCCAAGATTTTGTAAGCACTCGCGGCACAGCCAATGAGAAAGGAACAGGGCTGGGGCTGCAGCTCTGTCTAGCTTGTGCCAAAGCCAATGGTGGAACCATCAAGGTAAACAGTCAACTAGGCAAAGGAACCAGTTTTACCCTGTTATTGCCCCAGGGCTAA
- a CDS encoding S41 family peptidase has translation MQYFTQTLRWLLGLLLVPAALWAQDNPLWMRYPSISPDGQTIVFSYQGDLYRVSVTGGAAIPLTLHEAHDYMPVWSPDGQQIAFASDRYGNFDVFVMPATGGEAKRLTFHSGNDFPSDFSPDGKAVIFTANRRYQAQNAQFPRMAQLYQVPTNGGHAKMILDNQAESARYSANGSKIVYQDWKGYEDPWRKHHTSSVTRDVWIYDFNNQQYTQLSSFEGEDRNPVFGANDQEIYYLSEQSGTMNVWKMNTASPATPTQLTNFEKHPVRFLSRASNGTFCFGWNGEIYTLAEGGQPRKLSIQILMDSRLNDEKIVSISDGATEFSLSPNGKEIAFIFRGEVFVTAVEGGMTKRITNTPEQERSVSFSPDGRSLVYAGERNNSWNIYQTSIVRKEEPYFYASTLLKEEALIATDQETFQPAYSPDGKEVAYLEERTTLKVYNLAKKASRTVLPGTYNYSYSDGDQYYTWSPDSKYLLVQYIPKGGQVFVPEVGLVNADGKSEPVNLTQSGYSDNAPKWVMDGKAMLWFSDRDGMKNHASWGGESDVYAMFFTQEAFDRFQLSKEEFALLKEQEAEEKKEADKNKKERKKDADSDEEAIKPLQLELEDIDKRKTRLTIHSSRLGDAVLSKDGEKLYYLARFEKGGDLWVTTLRTKETKLLVKDAGYSMEISQDGKALFVLSGGNIIKIDPESGKRETVSIKGEMNYNYLAEKAYIFEHAWRQVVKKFYVTNLHGVDWNFYYQEYRRFLPHINNNHDFAEMLSELLGELNASHTGCRYSPPQNNTDNTASLGIFVDEKYTGKGLKIAEVMKNSPIDNAKSKVKAGMVIEKIDGQEITPEMDFYQLLNRKAGQPLLLSIVDGNKRFEERIKPISRGEEAELLYQRWVDNRRAETEKVSNGKVGYVHVRGMNDGSYRTVFEEVMGKHYDKEALIVDTRFNGGGWLHDDLATFLSGKEYMRMVPREQQMGREPMRKWIKPVNVLMGEGNYSDAHLFPVTFKAYGTGKTVGMPVPGTGTAVWWEQQIDPTLVFGIPQVGMVDMDGNYMENTQLEPDIKVRNQPEQVTQGKDQQIEKAVEDLLKTVNSGAIGLR, from the coding sequence ATGCAATACTTCACACAAACCCTTAGGTGGCTCTTAGGGCTACTCTTAGTTCCGGCGGCGCTGTGGGCGCAAGACAACCCACTATGGATGCGTTACCCGAGCATCTCCCCTGATGGCCAGACAATTGTCTTTAGTTATCAAGGCGACCTTTACCGTGTATCGGTTACGGGTGGGGCGGCCATTCCGCTGACGCTCCACGAAGCCCATGATTATATGCCCGTGTGGTCGCCCGATGGCCAGCAAATCGCTTTTGCCTCCGACCGTTACGGTAATTTTGATGTCTTTGTGATGCCCGCTACTGGTGGCGAGGCCAAACGCCTGACCTTCCACTCTGGCAACGATTTCCCCAGCGACTTTAGCCCTGATGGCAAAGCTGTGATTTTTACGGCCAACCGCCGCTATCAAGCCCAAAACGCGCAGTTCCCCCGTATGGCACAGCTCTACCAAGTGCCCACCAACGGAGGGCACGCCAAGATGATTTTGGACAATCAAGCCGAAAGTGCCCGCTACAGTGCCAACGGCTCTAAGATTGTATACCAAGATTGGAAAGGTTACGAAGACCCTTGGCGCAAACACCACACCTCCTCCGTAACGAGAGATGTATGGATATACGACTTTAACAACCAGCAATATACGCAGCTTTCTAGCTTTGAGGGCGAAGACCGTAACCCTGTTTTTGGTGCCAACGACCAAGAAATATACTACCTCAGCGAGCAGTCGGGCACAATGAATGTCTGGAAAATGAACACCGCCAGCCCTGCAACGCCTACCCAACTGACCAACTTTGAAAAGCACCCTGTCCGCTTCCTAAGCCGCGCCAGCAATGGCACATTTTGCTTTGGGTGGAATGGTGAAATATATACCCTTGCTGAGGGTGGGCAACCCCGTAAACTGAGTATCCAGATATTGATGGACAGCCGCCTGAACGACGAAAAAATCGTCTCTATCAGCGATGGTGCTACAGAGTTTTCTCTCTCCCCGAATGGCAAAGAAATCGCCTTTATTTTCAGGGGCGAAGTGTTCGTAACTGCTGTAGAAGGCGGAATGACCAAGCGCATCACCAATACGCCTGAGCAAGAACGTAGCGTGAGCTTCAGCCCCGACGGGCGCAGCCTCGTCTATGCCGGTGAGCGCAACAACAGTTGGAATATCTACCAAACCAGCATTGTCCGAAAAGAAGAGCCGTACTTCTATGCCTCTACGCTCCTCAAAGAAGAAGCGCTCATTGCCACCGACCAAGAGACATTCCAGCCTGCTTATTCTCCTGATGGCAAGGAAGTAGCCTATCTCGAAGAGCGTACCACACTCAAGGTCTACAACTTGGCCAAAAAAGCCTCCCGTACCGTACTGCCCGGTACTTACAACTACTCTTACTCCGACGGAGACCAATACTACACTTGGTCTCCCGACAGCAAGTACCTGCTGGTACAGTACATCCCCAAGGGCGGACAAGTGTTCGTGCCCGAAGTAGGGTTAGTCAATGCCGACGGCAAAAGTGAGCCCGTCAACCTGACCCAAAGCGGCTACTCCGACAATGCGCCCAAGTGGGTAATGGATGGCAAGGCGATGCTTTGGTTCTCTGACCGTGATGGGATGAAAAATCACGCCTCTTGGGGTGGAGAGTCTGATGTATATGCGATGTTCTTTACCCAAGAAGCCTTTGACCGCTTCCAGCTCAGTAAGGAAGAGTTTGCCCTCCTCAAGGAGCAAGAAGCAGAAGAGAAAAAAGAAGCCGATAAGAACAAGAAAGAACGTAAAAAAGACGCAGACAGCGACGAGGAGGCCATAAAACCGCTACAACTCGAACTAGAAGACATCGATAAGCGCAAAACCCGCCTGACCATCCACTCTTCGCGCCTCGGTGATGCTGTGTTGTCAAAAGATGGAGAAAAACTTTACTACCTCGCCCGCTTTGAAAAAGGTGGCGACCTGTGGGTAACCACCCTGCGCACCAAAGAAACCAAGCTCTTGGTAAAAGATGCCGGCTACAGTATGGAAATCAGCCAAGATGGCAAGGCGCTTTTTGTGCTTTCAGGAGGGAATATCATCAAAATTGACCCTGAGAGTGGCAAACGCGAAACTGTCAGTATCAAGGGCGAAATGAACTACAACTACCTCGCCGAGAAGGCCTATATCTTTGAGCACGCTTGGCGGCAGGTGGTGAAGAAGTTTTATGTAACCAACCTCCACGGGGTCGATTGGAACTTCTACTACCAAGAGTACCGTCGCTTTTTGCCCCATATCAACAACAACCACGACTTTGCCGAAATGCTTTCAGAATTGTTGGGCGAGCTGAATGCATCGCATACCGGCTGCCGCTATTCGCCCCCACAAAACAATACCGACAACACCGCCTCTTTGGGGATTTTTGTGGATGAAAAATACACCGGTAAAGGGTTGAAAATAGCAGAGGTGATGAAAAACAGCCCAATCGACAACGCCAAGTCCAAAGTAAAAGCTGGTATGGTGATTGAAAAAATAGACGGCCAAGAAATCACCCCCGAAATGGACTTCTACCAACTTCTCAACCGCAAAGCAGGCCAACCCCTATTGCTCAGCATTGTTGATGGTAATAAACGCTTTGAGGAGCGTATCAAGCCTATTAGCCGTGGAGAAGAAGCAGAGCTGCTTTACCAACGGTGGGTAGACAACCGCCGTGCCGAGACCGAAAAAGTTTCTAACGGAAAGGTGGGCTATGTACACGTACGTGGGATGAATGACGGTAGCTACCGCACTGTTTTTGAAGAAGTAATGGGCAAACACTACGACAAAGAGGCTCTCATTGTCGATACACGCTTCAATGGTGGCGGATGGCTTCACGATGACCTTGCCACCTTCCTCAGCGGCAAAGAGTACATGCGGATGGTTCCCCGCGAGCAACAAATGGGACGTGAGCCGATGCGTAAGTGGATAAAGCCCGTAAACGTACTGATGGGCGAAGGCAATTACTCCGATGCACACCTCTTCCCCGTAACTTTCAAGGCTTATGGCACGGGCAAAACCGTCGGGATGCCCGTACCGGGCACAGGCACTGCCGTTTGGTGGGAGCAACAGATTGACCCCACGCTCGTATTCGGCATCCCACAAGTAGGTATGGTAGATATGGACGGCAACTATATGGAAAACACCCAACTAGAGCCAGATATTAAAGTCCGAAACCAACCCGAACAAGTAACCCAAGGCAAAGACCAACAGATAGAAAAAGCGGTAGAAGACCTGCTCAAAACAGTCAACTCTGGCGCTATCGGCCTCCGCTAG